A stretch of the Polaribacter pacificus genome encodes the following:
- a CDS encoding bifunctional 3-deoxy-7-phosphoheptulonate synthase/chorismate mutase type II — protein sequence MENTKQLKTWLDDLGLDHPLVIAGPCSAETEAQVLAIAHELKDSDVSYFRAGIWKPRTRPGNFEGVGALGLKWLQKVKEETGMKTATEVANAAHVKLALEHDIDLLWIGARSTVSPFIVQEIADALEGTDKIVLVKNPVNPDLALWLGGVERLYAANIKNLGVIHRGFSTYEKTKYRNIPEWQIAIELQNKFPDLPLICDPSHITGNRDLIFDVSQTALDLNFNGLMVETHTTPDEAWSDAAQQVTPDKLKQIMEDLRIRKVTDTETDFRVTIGNLRAQINIVDSQLIETLGRRMKIADEIGALKKEKNVAVLQSKRWNEILGNMILEGEERGLSEEFVLKMFKAIHQESINHQEKIIKKS from the coding sequence ATGGAAAATACAAAACAACTTAAAACCTGGTTAGATGATTTAGGATTAGATCATCCGCTGGTTATAGCAGGGCCTTGTAGTGCAGAAACAGAAGCGCAAGTGTTGGCAATTGCTCATGAACTTAAAGATTCTGATGTCAGTTATTTTAGAGCGGGAATTTGGAAACCTAGAACGCGTCCTGGTAATTTTGAAGGAGTTGGTGCTTTGGGTTTAAAGTGGTTGCAAAAGGTAAAGGAAGAAACTGGGATGAAAACGGCTACTGAAGTGGCCAATGCAGCCCATGTAAAGTTGGCTTTAGAGCACGATATTGACTTGCTTTGGATCGGAGCTCGATCAACAGTAAGCCCTTTTATTGTTCAAGAAATTGCCGATGCCTTAGAAGGAACTGATAAGATAGTGTTGGTTAAAAACCCAGTCAATCCAGATTTGGCTTTATGGTTGGGTGGTGTAGAGCGATTGTATGCAGCAAACATTAAAAATTTAGGGGTTATCCACCGTGGTTTTTCTACCTATGAAAAAACCAAATACAGAAACATACCTGAATGGCAAATAGCCATCGAATTGCAAAATAAATTTCCAGATCTTCCTCTAATTTGTGATCCATCACATATTACCGGAAATAGAGATTTAATTTTTGATGTGTCTCAAACAGCCCTAGATTTAAACTTCAACGGATTGATGGTAGAAACACATACCACACCAGATGAGGCTTGGAGTGATGCGGCACAACAGGTAACTCCTGATAAATTAAAACAAATCATGGAAGATTTGCGAATCAGAAAAGTAACTGATACAGAGACTGATTTTAGAGTCACTATCGGTAATTTACGTGCGCAGATTAATATTGTTGATAGTCAATTGATAGAGACCCTTGGAAGAAGAATGAAAATCGCTGATGAGATTGGTGCCTTAAAAAAGGAGAAAAACGTAGCGGTTTTACAATCCAAACGATGGAATGAAATTCTAGGGAACATGATTTTAGAAGGAGAAGAAAGAGGTTTAAGTGAAGAGTTTGTATTAAAAATGTTTAAAGCAATTCACCAAGAGAGTATCAATCATCAAGAAAAAATCATCAAAAAATCATAA
- the rsgA gene encoding ribosome small subunit-dependent GTPase A, producing the protein MTGIVYKSTGSWYLVKSNDGTFVECRIKGKFRIEGIKSTNPIAVGDVVDFEMETKNDTETGVIHGIHERKNYIIRKSVNLSKQTHIIAANVDLVFLLITIDNPPTFTSFIDRFLVTAEAYSVSVVLVFNKIDSYALEQRAEVMYLKDIYEKIGYQCVEVSATEGKNVSVIKELMLGKTSMFIGHSGVGKSTLVNAIEPNLDLKTKEISNQHKQGQHTTTFAEMFDLSFDASIIDTPGIKGFGVVDMEKEEVDDYFPEFLAVKNNCKFNNCLHVEEPKCAVKEAVENEEISYSRYRSYLQIIAGEDEHYRTESWENDDL; encoded by the coding sequence ATGACAGGAATCGTTTATAAATCTACGGGAAGTTGGTATTTGGTAAAGTCTAATGACGGCACTTTTGTTGAGTGTAGAATCAAAGGAAAATTTCGGATAGAAGGAATTAAAAGTACCAATCCAATTGCGGTAGGAGATGTGGTTGATTTTGAGATGGAAACTAAGAATGACACAGAAACAGGTGTGATTCATGGAATCCATGAGCGTAAAAACTACATCATTAGAAAATCAGTGAATCTTTCTAAGCAAACCCATATTATTGCTGCCAATGTAGATTTGGTTTTTCTGCTAATTACCATTGATAACCCACCCACATTTACCAGTTTTATAGATCGATTTTTGGTCACCGCAGAAGCCTATTCTGTCTCGGTGGTTTTGGTTTTTAACAAGATTGATTCTTATGCCTTAGAGCAAAGAGCAGAAGTTATGTACTTAAAAGATATCTATGAAAAAATTGGATATCAATGTGTTGAGGTTTCTGCAACAGAAGGTAAAAATGTATCTGTTATTAAAGAGTTGATGTTAGGGAAAACAAGTATGTTTATAGGGCATTCTGGTGTAGGGAAGTCTACCTTGGTCAATGCTATAGAACCTAATTTAGACTTAAAGACCAAAGAGATTTCTAACCAGCACAAACAAGGACAGCATACCACAACTTTTGCCGAGATGTTTGATCTAAGTTTTGATGCTTCTATAATTGATACACCCGGAATCAAAGGATTTGGGGTTGTCGATATGGAAAAAGAAGAGGTAGATGATTATTTCCCAGAATTTTTAGCAGTTAAAAACAACTGTAAGTTTAATAATTGTTTGCATGTAGAAGAACCTAAATGTGCTGTAAAAGAGGCTGTTGAAAATGAAGAAATTTCGTATTCACGTTATCGAAGTTATCTGCAAATCATCGCAGGAGAAGATGAGCATTACCGAACAGAAAGTTGGGAAAATGACGATTTGTAA
- a CDS encoding Lrp/AsnC family transcriptional regulator — protein MNLDLIDKKLINLLQKDCKQTTKKLALQLNLSVTAIYERIKKLEKEKIIKQYVALIQKNKIDRSFLVFCHLKLIQHSKEYLTTFESEVIKLDEVSECFHVSGDYDYILKIYVKDMQAYREFMVNKLTALKHIGSTHSIFTIGEVKNTTAITL, from the coding sequence ATGAACTTAGACCTAATCGATAAAAAACTAATCAACCTGTTGCAAAAAGATTGTAAACAGACCACAAAAAAGCTAGCCCTTCAACTAAACCTATCAGTAACAGCTATTTATGAGCGAATTAAAAAACTCGAAAAGGAAAAAATCATTAAGCAGTATGTAGCGCTGATTCAAAAAAACAAAATTGATCGTTCTTTTTTGGTTTTTTGTCACCTTAAACTCATTCAGCATTCAAAAGAATACCTAACAACTTTTGAAAGTGAGGTGATTAAGCTTGATGAAGTTTCTGAATGCTTTCATGTAAGTGGTGATTATGACTATATCTTAAAAATCTACGTAAAAGACATGCAAGCCTACCGAGAGTTTATGGTTAACAAGCTCACGGCACTTAAACATATTGGAAGTACGCATAGTATCTTTACCATTGGGGAAGTTAAAAATACTACCGCAATAACCTTATAA
- a CDS encoding pyridoxal phosphate-dependent aminotransferase yields MIAPAARLEQIQEYYFSTKLREVRSLIDAGKPVINLGIGSPDLQPSPKVIKALSSSFDVESAHMYQSYQGTAAFREAIAGFYKKQFAVVLNQDTEVLPLMGSKEGVLQISLAFLNKGDAVLIPNPGYPTYSSVTNLVGAKPVFYNLSAQNDWQPDFDALEQEDLSAVKLMWVNYPHMPTGASAQSQTFERLIAFATKHKILIVNDNPYSFILNESPKSILQYQGAKDCALELNSLSKSFNMAGWRVGMLLGKQSYLEQVLKVKTQSDSGMFFGIQQGAIAALNLEQDWFRAQDEIYHERRKLVWQLAEELGCKVDKTAAGLFVWAQVPLAKSSEEMTDMLLYDYNVFVAPGTVFGSNGEGYIRFSLCVSKEVILKALNRVKK; encoded by the coding sequence ATGATCGCACCAGCAGCAAGATTAGAACAAATACAAGAGTACTACTTCTCTACAAAGTTAAGAGAAGTTAGAAGCCTAATAGACGCAGGAAAACCTGTCATTAATTTGGGTATCGGAAGTCCAGATTTACAACCATCTCCCAAAGTGATTAAAGCTTTGAGCAGTAGTTTTGATGTAGAGTCAGCACATATGTATCAGAGTTATCAAGGAACAGCTGCATTTAGAGAAGCCATTGCTGGTTTTTATAAAAAACAATTTGCTGTGGTCTTAAATCAAGATACAGAGGTGCTACCGCTAATGGGTAGCAAAGAAGGGGTTTTGCAAATTTCTTTGGCTTTTTTAAACAAAGGTGATGCTGTCTTGATTCCCAATCCAGGCTATCCAACTTACAGTTCTGTAACCAATTTGGTTGGAGCAAAACCTGTGTTTTATAATTTAAGTGCTCAAAACGATTGGCAACCAGATTTTGATGCTTTAGAGCAAGAAGATTTGTCAGCCGTTAAATTGATGTGGGTTAATTACCCGCACATGCCCACAGGTGCCAGCGCGCAATCGCAAACCTTTGAACGTTTGATAGCCTTTGCGACCAAACACAAGATTTTAATAGTAAATGACAATCCATATAGTTTTATTTTAAATGAAAGTCCTAAAAGCATCTTGCAATATCAAGGGGCAAAAGACTGTGCATTAGAGTTAAACTCGCTGAGTAAAAGTTTTAATATGGCAGGTTGGAGAGTCGGAATGTTATTGGGAAAACAATCCTATTTAGAGCAGGTTTTAAAGGTGAAAACTCAAAGTGATTCTGGGATGTTTTTTGGGATTCAACAAGGCGCCATTGCTGCGCTTAACCTAGAGCAGGATTGGTTTAGAGCACAAGATGAGATTTACCATGAACGGAGAAAATTGGTTTGGCAACTTGCAGAAGAATTGGGTTGTAAGGTTGATAAAACCGCTGCAGGATTGTTTGTTTGGGCGCAGGTACCTCTAGCTAAATCCTCAGAAGAAATGACAGACATGTTATTGTATGATTATAATGTTTTTGTGGCGCCAGGAACCGTTTTTGGATCTAACGGAGAGGGCTATATTCGTTTTTCACTTTGTGTAAGTAAAGAAGTGATTCTTAAAGCCTTGAATCGAGTAAAAAAATAA
- a CDS encoding prephenate dehydrogenase, which produces MNVVIIGLGLIGGSFALDLQEHYDEIAVFGIDANEDHIKSAIALGIIQEKTSFERLNEADVVLVAIPVDAQLQVLPKVLDAINDHALVIDVGSTKEKICALLNTHPKRRNYLAAHPIAGTEYSGPTAAIKNLFSNKTNIICEVEKTAFKLQEKALDIFYKLGMRIRYMDAVSHDKHIAYVSHLSHISAFMLGKTVIKKEKNERDIFDMAGSGFASTVRLAKSSPAMWAPIFEHNKTNVIEALDGYIENLQQFKKLMENDQFTAIYEEMANTNRIKEILNGINL; this is translated from the coding sequence ATGAACGTAGTAATTATAGGTTTGGGTTTAATTGGAGGAAGCTTTGCTTTAGATCTTCAAGAGCACTATGATGAGATAGCGGTTTTTGGGATTGATGCAAATGAAGACCATATAAAAAGTGCAATTGCTTTGGGAATCATACAAGAGAAAACCAGTTTTGAGCGATTGAATGAAGCAGATGTTGTGTTGGTCGCTATCCCAGTAGATGCACAATTGCAAGTGCTGCCCAAGGTGTTGGATGCTATCAATGACCATGCGTTGGTTATTGATGTAGGATCAACAAAAGAAAAAATTTGTGCTCTGTTAAATACACATCCCAAAAGAAGAAACTATTTAGCGGCACACCCGATTGCAGGAACAGAATATTCTGGACCAACTGCGGCAATTAAAAATTTATTCTCTAACAAAACCAATATAATTTGTGAGGTAGAAAAAACGGCCTTTAAATTGCAAGAAAAGGCTTTGGATATTTTTTATAAACTGGGAATGCGAATTCGATATATGGATGCAGTTTCTCATGATAAACACATTGCCTATGTATCGCATTTATCGCATATCAGTGCCTTTATGTTAGGGAAAACAGTCATAAAAAAAGAGAAAAACGAGCGCGATATTTTTGATATGGCAGGGAGTGGCTTTGCCAGTACGGTTCGATTGGCTAAAAGTTCTCCGGCTATGTGGGCTCCCATTTTTGAGCACAACAAAACCAATGTAATTGAAGCCTTGGATGGCTATATAGAAAACCTTCAGCAGTTTAAAAAACTGATGGAAAATGATCAATTTACAGCCATTTATGAAGAAATGGCAAATACAAATAGAATAAAAGAAATATTAAACGGAATAAACCTATAA
- a CDS encoding YceI family protein: MKKLVGVMLVVAATLTSCKEDKSKTVTTNKEVKKEAVVLTNNVDTENSVLLWKGEKPTGTHNGTVKLKEGALALEDGALTAGEFVINMSTIVDADGSGRLEGHLKSADFFDVEKYPTSKFVITSVENKEGKLAVTGNLTIKDVTKSITIPATISKEGNMVTFKSETFVVNRADFNVKYGSKSFFDNLKDKFINDDMELSFTVKAAVR; encoded by the coding sequence ATGAAAAAACTAGTAGGAGTTATGTTAGTTGTTGCAGCCACATTGACGTCTTGTAAAGAAGACAAGTCAAAAACAGTTACAACTAATAAAGAGGTAAAGAAGGAAGCAGTTGTATTGACAAACAATGTTGATACTGAAAATTCTGTGTTATTATGGAAAGGTGAAAAGCCAACCGGGACTCACAACGGGACTGTTAAATTAAAAGAAGGAGCTCTTGCGCTAGAAGATGGAGCTTTAACAGCAGGGGAGTTTGTAATAAACATGTCTACCATAGTTGATGCAGATGGATCAGGAAGATTAGAAGGGCATTTAAAATCGGCAGACTTTTTTGACGTAGAAAAATACCCAACTTCTAAGTTTGTAATTACTTCTGTAGAAAATAAAGAAGGAAAATTAGCTGTTACTGGAAACTTAACGATCAAGGATGTAACCAAAAGCATTACAATCCCTGCAACTATTTCTAAAGAAGGGAATATGGTAACTTTTAAAAGTGAAACTTTTGTTGTTAACAGAGCAGACTTTAATGTAAAATACGGATCTAAATCATTCTTTGATAATTTAAAAGATAAATTTATCAATGACGATATGGAATTGTCTTTCACAGTAAAAGCAGCAGTAAGATAA
- the nhaC gene encoding Na+/H+ antiporter NhaC, whose protein sequence is MESQNIKPTEPKNDPIIENKELNIWEALIPVFALITMLFYNVFYAYGDDALSGSNQFILLLGAAVAAIVGFRNKVSYKQMIEEVAENVKSTTGAILILLMVGSLAGTWLISGIIPSMIYYGLQILNPTIFLAASVIICAIISIATGSSWTTSATVGIALVGIGNTLGISAGMTAGAVLSGAYFGDKMSPLSDTTNLAPAMAGGDLFDHIKYMTLTTVPTIIVTLIVFIIIGLSIDTTGVPNISDQLTAIDSAFNISPWLFLVPAFVIFMIVRKTEPLVALLVGTLLGGVTAIIAQPDIVAKVAGADSLTFNSAYKGIMNAMTVSSSVETTSVELNDLFTAKGMSGMLGTIWLIICAMVFGGVMDAIGALARISKALLSLATSVFGLFASTVASCLALNITASDQYLAIVVPGKMFKKAYEDKGLAPENLSRTLEDSGTVTSVLIPWNTCGAYQSGVLGVSVADYFFFAIFNWLSPIMTLIFAAFNIKIKQLVQK, encoded by the coding sequence ATGGAAAGTCAGAACATCAAACCTACCGAGCCAAAAAACGACCCAATTATAGAGAATAAAGAACTAAATATCTGGGAGGCTTTGATCCCTGTTTTTGCCTTGATAACCATGTTGTTCTACAATGTTTTTTACGCCTATGGTGATGATGCTTTAAGTGGGAGTAATCAATTTATTTTGTTGCTAGGTGCTGCTGTAGCTGCTATAGTAGGTTTTAGAAATAAAGTTTCTTACAAGCAAATGATAGAAGAGGTTGCAGAGAATGTCAAGTCTACAACAGGTGCCATACTCATACTTTTAATGGTTGGTTCACTAGCAGGAACTTGGTTGATAAGTGGAATCATCCCATCGATGATTTACTACGGTTTACAAATTTTAAATCCGACCATATTTTTAGCCGCTTCTGTAATTATTTGTGCCATTATTTCTATTGCTACAGGGAGTTCTTGGACCACCTCAGCAACCGTTGGTATCGCCTTGGTTGGAATCGGGAATACCTTAGGGATTTCTGCAGGAATGACTGCAGGTGCTGTGCTATCTGGAGCTTATTTTGGAGATAAAATGTCACCGCTTTCTGATACCACCAATTTAGCGCCGGCCATGGCAGGAGGAGATCTTTTTGACCATATTAAATATATGACTCTTACCACGGTGCCTACCATTATTGTTACCCTTATTGTTTTTATAATTATTGGCTTGTCAATTGATACCACAGGAGTTCCAAATATTTCAGATCAATTAACTGCCATTGATAGTGCTTTTAATATTTCGCCTTGGTTGTTTTTAGTGCCAGCCTTTGTCATCTTTATGATTGTGAGAAAAACAGAGCCATTGGTAGCTTTGCTAGTTGGTACTCTACTTGGAGGTGTTACAGCAATTATAGCACAGCCAGACATTGTTGCTAAAGTAGCAGGAGCAGACTCATTGACTTTTAATTCTGCCTACAAAGGAATTATGAATGCAATGACGGTAAGCTCATCTGTAGAGACTACCAGTGTAGAGCTAAATGATTTGTTTACTGCAAAAGGAATGAGTGGAATGCTCGGGACTATTTGGTTGATCATTTGTGCCATGGTTTTTGGAGGAGTGATGGATGCTATAGGAGCCTTAGCAAGAATAAGTAAAGCACTGTTGAGTTTAGCAACTTCTGTATTTGGTTTGTTTGCTAGTACAGTTGCAAGTTGTTTGGCTTTAAACATTACTGCTTCAGATCAATATTTAGCTATTGTAGTACCAGGTAAAATGTTTAAAAAAGCATACGAAGACAAAGGTTTAGCTCCAGAAAATTTAAGTAGAACCTTAGAAGATTCTGGTACAGTAACTTCGGTTTTAATCCCTTGGAATACCTGTGGTGCTTACCAATCTGGTGTTTTAGGAGTAAGTGTTGCAGATTACTTTTTCTTTGCAATCTTTAACTGGTTAAGTCCGATTATGACGCTAATCTTTGCAGCATTCAACATCAAAATAAAACAATTGGTACAAAAGTAA
- the dtd gene encoding D-aminoacyl-tRNA deacylase, translating into MKAVIQRVGNASVSVAGKKIAEIGQGLLILLGVSENDTQDDILWLSKKIANTRIFNDANGQMNKSLLDMDGDAIVVSQFTLQASVKKGNRPSYLKAAKPAVAKPLYIDFIKQLETDLSKKVQAGEFGADMKVSLLNDGPVTLLFDTENKI; encoded by the coding sequence ATGAAAGCAGTTATTCAAAGAGTTGGCAACGCAAGTGTAAGTGTGGCCGGTAAGAAAATTGCAGAGATTGGTCAAGGATTGCTAATCCTGCTAGGAGTTTCAGAAAATGATACTCAAGATGATATCCTCTGGCTGAGTAAAAAAATAGCCAATACCCGAATTTTTAACGATGCCAATGGGCAGATGAACAAGTCCTTACTAGATATGGATGGTGATGCCATAGTTGTTAGCCAGTTTACCTTGCAGGCAAGTGTAAAAAAAGGAAACAGACCTAGTTATCTAAAAGCAGCCAAACCAGCAGTTGCAAAACCACTGTACATAGATTTTATAAAGCAATTAGAAACTGATTTGTCTAAGAAAGTTCAGGCAGGAGAATTTGGTGCAGACATGAAAGTATCCTTGCTAAATGATGGCCCAGTAACCTTGCTTTTTGACACGGAAAATAAAATTTAA
- a CDS encoding metal-dependent hydrolase, with translation MDSLTQIVLGAACGELILGKKIGNKALLFGAIGGTIPDLDVLLGALFYSNSIDQLAFHRGIMHSLVFAIIAAMVLGFVVFEAYNTKKRKHSTTLKDWMLLFLFSIGTHPILDSFTPYGTQLFAPFSDVRIAFNNISVIDPFYTLPFLICMIVVLFLKRNNPMRLTWAKAGIYISSVYMVCTLFAKIYIDSVFKNSYKKAGIETLRFRTQPTALNAILWYGIAETKEDYVLSYYSLFDSSSTANKMIHVSKNHELLYMNAPDLKKMAWFSDAFFMLEPIKNSNHIKYNDLRYVLPTEKDSINAMMTFTIKKKGDRFETTPPEYDNLENFSVLLNRLFTRLKGI, from the coding sequence ATGGATTCATTAACTCAAATCGTTTTAGGGGCCGCATGCGGTGAATTGATTTTAGGAAAAAAAATAGGAAATAAAGCCCTTTTATTTGGAGCAATTGGTGGAACCATCCCCGATTTGGACGTGCTTTTGGGTGCTCTCTTTTATTCAAACTCTATAGATCAATTGGCTTTTCACAGAGGGATTATGCACTCTTTGGTATTTGCCATCATCGCCGCAATGGTCTTGGGATTTGTCGTTTTTGAAGCCTACAATACAAAGAAACGAAAACACAGCACTACCTTAAAAGATTGGATGCTGCTGTTTTTATTTTCGATTGGCACACATCCTATTTTAGATAGTTTTACACCCTACGGAACTCAATTGTTTGCACCATTTTCTGATGTGCGAATCGCCTTTAATAACATTTCTGTAATTGATCCTTTTTATACACTGCCTTTTTTAATCTGCATGATAGTAGTGCTCTTTTTAAAAAGAAACAATCCAATGCGATTAACATGGGCAAAGGCCGGAATTTACATCAGTTCTGTGTACATGGTCTGTACGCTATTCGCCAAAATATACATCGATAGCGTTTTTAAAAACTCCTATAAAAAAGCAGGTATTGAAACTCTTAGGTTTAGAACCCAACCCACGGCTTTAAACGCTATTTTATGGTATGGGATTGCAGAAACAAAAGAGGATTATGTACTCAGTTATTATTCATTATTTGACTCGAGCTCTACAGCAAATAAAATGATTCATGTTTCAAAAAACCACGAGTTACTATACATGAATGCTCCTGATCTAAAAAAAATGGCTTGGTTTAGCGACGCTTTTTTTATGTTAGAACCTATCAAAAACTCTAACCATATAAAATACAATGATTTGCGCTACGTGCTGCCTACAGAAAAGGACTCCATAAACGCAATGATGACTTTTACAATCAAAAAAAAGGGGGATCGTTTTGAAACGACACCCCCTGAATATGATAATTTAGAAAACTTTAGCGTGCTCTTAAACAGATTGTTTACACGCTTAAAAGGAATCTAA
- a CDS encoding prephenate dehydratase: protein MNKKIAIQGAEGSNHHKVAYDYYGANIAIVECMSFDALVAALLDNTCDEAVMALENTIAGSIIPNYALIDQNNLYVSGEYYLNIHHHLMALPNQKLGDIVEVCSHPMALLQCKEYFKKYPQIRLVEDVDTAEVAKRIAKNKLKGVAAIAPKIAADIFGLEVLADDIQTINSNATRFVILKTKDAEDSEKSANKASLKFTLDHQRGSLAALLNVMSDCNLNLTKIQSLPIIETPWKYAFFVDVTFENYADYQKAKSIIAIMADEFKILGAYKNGKL from the coding sequence ATGAACAAAAAAATTGCCATACAAGGAGCTGAAGGCTCCAATCACCATAAGGTCGCTTACGATTATTATGGCGCTAATATAGCCATTGTAGAATGCATGTCTTTTGATGCCTTGGTTGCAGCTTTGCTAGACAACACCTGTGATGAAGCTGTCATGGCGCTAGAAAATACAATTGCAGGGTCTATCATCCCAAACTATGCGCTTATAGATCAGAATAACCTATACGTTAGCGGTGAGTACTACTTAAATATACATCATCATTTAATGGCGTTGCCTAATCAAAAGCTTGGTGATATTGTAGAGGTTTGCTCACATCCCATGGCCTTATTGCAGTGCAAAGAATACTTTAAAAAGTACCCGCAGATTAGATTGGTAGAAGATGTAGATACTGCCGAAGTCGCCAAGAGAATCGCTAAAAACAAATTAAAAGGAGTTGCGGCAATTGCACCAAAAATCGCCGCTGATATTTTTGGCTTAGAGGTGTTGGCTGATGACATACAAACCATCAATAGCAATGCAACACGCTTTGTTATTCTAAAAACTAAGGATGCAGAAGATTCAGAGAAAAGTGCTAATAAAGCCTCGTTAAAATTCACTTTAGATCATCAAAGAGGAAGCCTAGCAGCGCTTTTAAATGTAATGAGTGATTGCAATTTAAATCTAACCAAAATACAATCATTGCCCATCATAGAAACGCCTTGGAAATACGCATTTTTTGTCGATGTAACCTTTGAGAACTATGCAGATTATCAAAAAGCAAAATCAATCATCGCCATCATGGCCGATGAATTTAAAATTTTAGGAGCCTATAAAAACGGAAAACTATGA
- a CDS encoding aminotransferase class I/II-fold pyridoxal phosphate-dependent enzyme, giving the protein MKFKPADNIQDLQYFGEFGGVNPSISDSSTYTFLSAKTMFDTFEGNTDGCYLYSRHSSPSNLYLGEALAAMEGTETANVAGSGMGAITPTILQVCGSGDHIVSSRTIYGGTYAFLKNFTPRMGIQTSFVDITKLDVVEAAITPNTKMLYCETVSNPLLEVADIKVLASLAKKHNLTLVVDNTFSPLSISPAQLGADVVVHSLTKFINGSSDTMGGVVCGTQEFVNSLKSVIDGASMLLGASMDSLRSSSILKNMRTLHIRMKQHSKNAQFLAEKFEADGLKTVYPGLESHPSHEVFKSMMNEEYGYGGMLTIDAGSLDKANALMELMQDKNLGYLAVSLGFYKTLFSAPGTSTSSEIPLEEQKEMGLTDGLIRFSIGLDNDIERTYAMMKACMKEVGVL; this is encoded by the coding sequence ATGAAATTTAAGCCAGCAGACAATATTCAAGATTTGCAGTACTTCGGAGAGTTCGGAGGTGTAAATCCATCAATTTCAGATTCATCAACCTATACTTTTTTATCGGCTAAAACCATGTTTGATACCTTTGAGGGGAATACAGATGGTTGTTATTTGTATTCACGTCACTCATCGCCAAGTAACCTTTATTTAGGAGAAGCTTTAGCAGCGATGGAAGGTACAGAAACTGCAAATGTTGCGGGTTCTGGTATGGGAGCAATAACCCCTACAATTCTTCAGGTATGTGGAAGTGGAGATCATATTGTTTCTAGTAGAACTATTTATGGAGGTACTTATGCTTTCTTAAAGAATTTTACACCTAGAATGGGTATCCAAACCTCTTTTGTAGACATTACAAAATTAGATGTTGTAGAAGCGGCAATAACGCCAAACACAAAAATGTTGTATTGTGAGACTGTCAGTAATCCACTTTTAGAAGTAGCAGACATCAAAGTATTGGCAAGCTTGGCAAAAAAGCACAACTTAACTTTAGTGGTTGATAATACTTTTTCTCCACTTTCAATTTCACCAGCTCAATTAGGGGCAGATGTTGTTGTGCACAGTTTAACAAAATTCATCAACGGGTCTTCTGATACTATGGGAGGTGTTGTTTGTGGAACACAAGAATTTGTAAACTCATTAAAGAGTGTTATAGACGGAGCAAGTATGTTATTAGGGGCTTCGATGGATAGTCTTCGATCTTCATCGATCTTAAAAAACATGAGAACCCTGCACATTCGTATGAAACAACACAGCAAGAATGCACAGTTTTTAGCAGAGAAGTTTGAGGCAGATGGTTTAAAAACGGTATATCCTGGTCTGGAATCACATCCTTCTCATGAGGTGTTTAAATCTATGATGAATGAGGAGTATGGTTACGGAGGAATGCTAACTATAGATGCAGGTTCTTTAGACAAAGCAAATGCTTTGATGGAGTTAATGCAAGATAAAAACTTGGGATATTTGGCCGTAAGTTTAGGTTTTTACAAGACCTTATTCTCAGCGCCAGGAACATCTACATCTTCTGAGATTCCTTTAGAAGAACAAAAAGAAATGGGCTTAACCGATGGACTAATTCGTTTTTCAATTGGATTGGATAACGATATAGAAAGAACTTATGCGATGATGAAAGCCTGTATGAAAGAAGTAGGTGTCTTATAG